The sequence below is a genomic window from Mycobacterium sp. ITM-2016-00316.
CGGCGATCTCGGAACGAAAGAGGTCCGCGTCGACGATGCTGTCTTCGATATCCACGTGCAGTTGCCTGCGCACACCGGCACGGGTCAGTTCCACGGTGCGGCGCAGCCACCGGGACTGCCCGCCCAGGAACTGCGCGACGGCGTAGGCCCGACGCATGTACAGGTGCGCGTCGTGCTCCCAGGTGATGCCGATACCGCCGAGCACCTGGATGCAGTCCCTGGCGTTCTTCTTTGCGGCATCGATGCCGATGGACGCGGCGACCGCGGCGGCGATCGACAGCTGTTCGGCGTCATCGCCGGAAGCAGCGGCCGCGGCGTCGGCGGCCGCGACGGCGGCCTGCTGGCTGCGCAGCAGCATCTCGGCGCACATGTGCTTGACGGCCTGGAAGCTGCCGATCGGCTTGCCGAACTGCTCACGCACCTTCGCGTACTCGTTGGCGGTGTCCAGCAGCCAGCGGGCCAGCCCGGCCGCCTCGGCCGCCAGCACCGTGGCGATCAGATCGGTGACCCGCTGCCCGGAGGCGCCGATCACCTGGGCGGGGGCGCCGGCGAGCACCACCCGGGCCAGCGGGCGGGAAAAATCGGTGGCCTCCAACGGTTCGACCGTGACGCCGTCGGCGGCGGCATCCACCAGCAACCAACCGTCCGAGGCCGGCAACACGAGGACACCCGCCGGGTCCGCGCCCAGGACGAACGCCGCGATACCCGTCGCGGTGCCCGCATCGAAGGCGATATCGGACGCCAGGGCGATACCCGCGCTGCGCTCGCCGCCGGCCAGTGCCTCCAGCACGGCCGGATCGTCGACCACCAGGGTGGCCAGCGCGGTGGTGGCCAGCGGACCGGGCACCAGGGCGGCGGCGGCCTCATCGACCATGGCCAGCAGATCGGCGATGGTGCTACCCGCCCCGCCGAACTCCTCGGGGACCGCCACACCGAATGCCCCTAGTTGGGCGAAAGCGGTGTACGGGGCCCGCCAGGCATCGGGTTCACCGAGCTCCACCTTGCGGGTCGCCTCGATCGCTCCGGAGCTCCCGGCCCAGCTACGGACCAGCTCACGGGCCGCGAACTCATCGGATGTGTCGGCCTGCACTGACAACACGGACACCGGCGACTCCTAGCCTTTGGGTGAGAAGACTCCGCTTCCCACTAGAACGTGTTCTAATAGTGCCAGCGTGCGGACGTCAAGTCGACCATGGCCACGGCCGCCACGCGCCGTTGTGATCTCCGAGCGGGGAGGTGAGCGATCAACAGTCGGCATGCGTATCGTTTTCCCCCTAAGCGCATCACGAAGGAGTTGTCCGCCACATGTCGTCGCCTGCACAACCCGGATCGGGTTCTGACTCACCACGTCAGGTGATGGCCGTGGCCGTTCTCTCCGAATCCGAGCTCGGCTCCGAAGCGCAGCGCGAACGCCGCAAGCGCATCCTGGACGCCACCCTGGCCATCGCCTCCAAGGGTGGCTACGAGGCCGTCCAGATGCGGGCCGTCGCCGAGCGCGCCGATGTCGCCGTCGGGACCCTGTACCGCTACTTCCCGTCCAAGGTGCACCTGCTGGTGTCCGCACTGGGCCGGGAGTTCG
It includes:
- a CDS encoding acyl-CoA dehydrogenase, which produces MSVLSVQADTSDEFAARELVRSWAGSSGAIEATRKVELGEPDAWRAPYTAFAQLGAFGVAVPEEFGGAGSTIADLLAMVDEAAAALVPGPLATTALATLVVDDPAVLEALAGGERSAGIALASDIAFDAGTATGIAAFVLGADPAGVLVLPASDGWLLVDAAADGVTVEPLEATDFSRPLARVVLAGAPAQVIGASGQRVTDLIATVLAAEAAGLARWLLDTANEYAKVREQFGKPIGSFQAVKHMCAEMLLRSQQAAVAAADAAAAASGDDAEQLSIAAAVAASIGIDAAKKNARDCIQVLGGIGITWEHDAHLYMRRAYAVAQFLGGQSRWLRRTVELTRAGVRRQLHVDIEDSIVDADLFRSEIAAAAAKIAELPEEERQRALAESGLLAPHWPKPYGRDATPAEQLVIDEELNAAGVARPDISIGWWAAPTILAAGTPELIDRFIPGTLTGDVYWCQLFSEPGAGSDLAALRTKAVRAERDGKAGWSLTGQKVWTSNAHRANWGICLARTNPDVPKHKGITYFLVEMNSPGIDIRPLREITGEALFNEVFFDDLFVPDELVVGEVDGGWPLARTTLANERVAIATGGALDKGMEHLLDVIGDRALDGAEADRLGTLIIAAQVGSLLDQLIARLAVGGNDPGAPSSVRKLIGVRYRQGLAETVMDFLDGAGIVDSPDVRYFLNTRCLSIAGGTEQILLTLAGERLLGLPR